One Xyrauchen texanus isolate HMW12.3.18 unplaced genomic scaffold, RBS_HiC_50CHRs HiC_scaffold_556, whole genome shotgun sequence genomic region harbors:
- the LOC127642336 gene encoding transmembrane emp24 domain-containing protein 7-like produces MDQSVLQEIIKMSWFLLLMFGCVRASEFTFELPDNAKQCFYEDVIIGTKCTLEFQVVTGGHYDVDCRLEDADGTVLYKEMKKQYDSFTFTAARNGTYKFCFSNEFSTFTHKTVYFDFQVGDDPPLFPNENRVTALTQMESACVSIHEALKSIIDYQTHFRLRETQGRSRAEDVNTRVAFWSTGEALILLVVSISQVLLLRSFFSDKKTTTTRVGS; encoded by the exons ATGGATCAGTCAGTGCTGCAGGAGATAATAAAGATGTCCTGGTTTCTGCTGCTGATGTTTGGGTGTGTTCGTGCTTCTGAATTCACGTTCGAGCTGCCGGATAACGCCAAACAGTGTTTCTATGAGGACGTTATTATCGGCACTAAATGCACTCTTGAGTTCCAG GTGGTGACTGGAGGTCATTATGATGTGGACTGTCGTCTGGAGGATGCTGATGGAACAGTTCTGTATAAAGAGATGAAGAAACAGTACGACAGCTTTACGTTCACCGCAGCGAGAAACGGCACTTATAAGTTCTGCTTCAGCAACGAGTTCTCCACCTTTACACACAAGACCGTGTATTTTGACTTTCAAGTCGGTGACGACCCTCCACTTTTCCCCAATGAGAACAGAGTTACTGCTTTAACACAG ATGGAATCCGCATGCGTCTCCATTCAtgaggctttgaagtccatcatcGACTATCAGACGCATTTCCGTCTGCGTGAAACTCAAGGCCGCAGTCGAGCAGAAGATGTGAACACCCGAGTGGCGTTCTGGTCCACCGGCGAGGCCCTCATCCTGTTAGTGGTCAGTATCAGTCAGGTGCTGCTTCTGAGGAGCTTCTTCTCAGACAAGAAAACCACCACGACTCGTGTTGGGTCGTAA